A genome region from Triticum aestivum cultivar Chinese Spring chromosome 2B, IWGSC CS RefSeq v2.1, whole genome shotgun sequence includes the following:
- the LOC123042864 gene encoding uncharacterized protein, giving the protein MLQRRPSSRKSLFLCIFRSHPTTRAPPPRALVDDLQTAVAAAGPPPEAAAPPHNNGAAGVTLERQFTVPAPIYLCSAAANLGSSMRNAGGARVPSWMARLSRQRRCLKSVTSGAWSARRALLPLCCPSSAPIMSAKTARPIPGLGRRGRPPRRITPSLAPAAWTPAASGDACPAVEGANG; this is encoded by the exons ATGCTCCAACGCCGGCCGTCCTCGCGCAAGTCCCTTTTCCTCTGTATCTTCAGATCCCATCCCACCAcccgagcgcctcctcctcgcGCCCTCGTCGACGATCTGCAGACTGCAGTAGCAGCAGCAGGACCCCCGCCG GAAGCAGCAGCTCCACCGCACAACAACGGCGCTGCGGGTGTCACTCTCGAGCGCCAGTTCACGGTCCCAGCGCCCATCTACCTGTGCAGCGCGGCCGCTAACTTGGGCAGCTCGATGAGGAACGCCGGCGGCGCCCGGGTGCCCTCGTGGATGGCCAGGCTCAGCCGGCAGCGGCGGTGCCTGAAGAGCGTCACTTCCGGTGCGTGGTCCGCGAGGAGGGCCCTGCTGCCGCTGTGCTGCCCGAGCAGCGCGCCCATCATGAGCGCCAAGACGGCTCGCCCCATTCCTGGGCTCGGGCGGCGCGGACGCCCGCCGCGACGCATCACCCCTTCCTTGGCTCCTGCGGCGTGGACGCCGGCGGCAAGCGGCGACGCGTGCCCGGCGGTGGAGGGCGCAAATGGATAA
- the LOC123042865 gene encoding uncharacterized protein isoform X1, whose translation MGSWLSSPAADAEADAAAVGFRSHARQAKQRRDASHARIYTLFALGHYNSRNKDAMFEPAAEPVEEPKAACVGFRQDFWYHVGFWARRRDAATDEEQQYFFAELRFERRTRRLVVETCALLEKPLCRFKSSCAFCPDKFQIFHPSCAEFTCGKKRHRRKFFREREMLGRAFMLRHAQQHKTFS comes from the exons ATGGGGTCCTGGCTCTCTTCCCCGGCCGCCGACGCCGAGGCTGACGCCGCCGCTGTCGGCTTCCGTTCCCATGCCCGCCAGGCAAAACA GCGTCGCGACGCCAGCCATGCTCGCATATACACCCTCTTCGCCCTCGGCCATTACAACTCCAGGAACAAG GATGCTATGTTCGAGCCTGCCGCGGAGCCCGTGGAAGAACCCAAGGCCGCATGCGTCGGTTTCAGGCAAGATTTCTGGTACCATGTCGGCTTTTGGGCTCGCCGGAGGGAcgccgccaccgacgaggagcAACAATACTTCTTTGCCGAACTACGCTTTGAGCGCCGCACCAGACGTCTAGTCGTTGAAACATGCGCTCTCTTGG AAAAGCCGCTCTGTCGTTTCAAAAGCAGCTGTGCGTTTTGCCCGGACAAATTTCAGATTTTCCACCCAAGCTGCGCGGAGTTTACATGTGGAAAGAAGAGGCACAGAAGGAAATTCTTCAGGGAGAGAGAGATGCTTGGCAGGGCTTTCATGCTTAGACACGCTCAACAACACAAAACCTTTAGCTAG
- the LOC123042865 gene encoding uncharacterized protein isoform X2 has product MGSWLSSPAADAEADAAAVGFRSHARQAKHHARIYTLFALGHYNSRNKDAMFEPAAEPVEEPKAACVGFRQDFWYHVGFWARRRDAATDEEQQYFFAELRFERRTRRLVVETCALLEKPLCRFKSSCAFCPDKFQIFHPSCAEFTCGKKRHRRKFFREREMLGRAFMLRHAQQHKTFS; this is encoded by the exons ATGGGGTCCTGGCTCTCTTCCCCGGCCGCCGACGCCGAGGCTGACGCCGCCGCTGTCGGCTTCCGTTCCCATGCCCGCCAGGCAAAACA CCATGCTCGCATATACACCCTCTTCGCCCTCGGCCATTACAACTCCAGGAACAAG GATGCTATGTTCGAGCCTGCCGCGGAGCCCGTGGAAGAACCCAAGGCCGCATGCGTCGGTTTCAGGCAAGATTTCTGGTACCATGTCGGCTTTTGGGCTCGCCGGAGGGAcgccgccaccgacgaggagcAACAATACTTCTTTGCCGAACTACGCTTTGAGCGCCGCACCAGACGTCTAGTCGTTGAAACATGCGCTCTCTTGG AAAAGCCGCTCTGTCGTTTCAAAAGCAGCTGTGCGTTTTGCCCGGACAAATTTCAGATTTTCCACCCAAGCTGCGCGGAGTTTACATGTGGAAAGAAGAGGCACAGAAGGAAATTCTTCAGGGAGAGAGAGATGCTTGGCAGGGCTTTCATGCTTAGACACGCTCAACAACACAAAACCTTTAGCTAG
- the LOC123047517 gene encoding PH, RCC1 and FYVE domains-containing protein 1: MADPVVDIDKALIALKKGTQLLKYGRKGKPKFTPFRLSTDESTLIWVSSNQEKSLKLASVSRVLSGQRTLVFQRFLLPEKDHLSFSLVYKDGKRSLDLICKDKVETQVWFTCLSALVSPGKHRSQPQHTDEMRSSALSFDCGRESSLSSSSTFTTDSLENKLSSANSKDRSSGEYAYSERTDVSDMQVKSVSSSDIRVSVSSALSTSSHGSGGEDSESFGDVYVWGEVMCDTASVSGSDGNTLSPGATTDILVPKPLESNVMLDVSYVACGVKHAALITRQAEVFTWGEECSGRLGHGTGTSIFQPRLLESLSTCNVEIMACGEFHTCAVTATGDLYTWGDGTHNAGLLGHGSTVSHWIPKRVSGPLEGLQVSTVSCGTWHTALITTSGLLYTFGDGTFGALGHGNRETISYPKEVESLKGLRTISVSCGVWHSAAVVEVIMTQSNASSGKLFTWGDGDKYRLGHGDRASKLKPTCVSSLIDYNFHKSACGHTLTIGLTTSGHMFTVGSSVYGQLGNPNNDGRYARLVEDKVGGGGVVEVACGSYHVAVLTNAGEVYTWGKGANGRLGHGDIADRKVPTLVEALRDRSVKRIACGSGFTAAICQHKWVSGMEQSQCSACRQPFGFTRKRHNCYHCGLVHCHSCSSKKALRAALSPNPGKPYRVCDSCHMKLSKVMDSGVSYSRNNIPRVPGDTKAERMDTKASRVASSTSSDMIKSLDVKAAKQAKRSDHSPQFPAILQMNDVPFIGSGDLHNAGFTVTNGYPNDPRYTSQFLRMPYLSSPSSLSSGSLESFRDANELLKQEVQKLKEEVNSLRQQRELQDAELKKSEAKASEAAALAAEEASKSKAAKEVIKSLTAQVKEMAERLPAGDSDAKPPRVPYLPAGGVVSPEIGREGQKRYEPVAIHYSQTPTSVTSAWSNGLPPQAHQIGKPGDNTVPPHENMFENFNKSRDFPATHQRTNSGMVGYRPRSEDFDRREAERFQINLQDWNTRGSGSPSNQVESEWIEQFEPGVYLTLVTLHDGTKELKRVRFSRRRFAEHQAESWWSDNHEKVYDKYNLRKTDRISSVLTS, translated from the exons ATGGCAGATCCCGTCGTCGACATCGACAag GCGCTTATCGCTTTGAAGAAAGGCACCCAGCTGCTTAAGTATGGGCGCAAAGGGAAGCCAAAGTTTACTCCCTTCAGGCTGTCAACT GATGAATCGACTCTTATTTGGGTCTCAAGCAACCAAGAGAAAAGTTTAAAACTAGCTTCTGTGTCCAGAGTTCTCTCAGGACAAAGAACT CTGGTTTTTCAACGTTTTCTGCTCCCCGAGAAGGACCATTTATCCTTCTCTCTCGTATATAAAGATGGCAAGCGATCACTCGATCTG ATCTGCAAGGATAAGGTTGAAACACAGGTGTGGTTTACATGCCTCAGTGCATTGGTATCTCCAGGCAAGCACAGATCCCAACCCCAACACACGGACGAAATGCGCAGTAGTGCCCTTTCTTTTGAT TGTGGCAGAGAAAGTAGCCTAAGCAGTAGCTCCACATTTACCACTGATTCCCTCGAGAACAAGTTGAGCTCAGCAAATTCCAAGGACCGTTCTTCTGGAGAATATGCATATTCAGAAAGAACAGATGTGTCAGATATGCAAGTGAAAAGTGTGTCTTCATCAGACATTCGAGTCAGTGTCTCCAGTGCTCTCAGCACATCCAGCCATGGTTCTGGCGGCGAGGATTCTGAATCGTTTGGGGATGTTTATGTCTGGGGAGAAGTCATGTGCGACACTGCTTCAGTATCAGGGTCTGATGGAAACACACTCTCCCCTGGTGCAACCACTGATATCCTTGTACCGAAGCCCCTGGAGTCAAATGTAATGCTTGATGTCAGTTATGTGGCTTGTGGTGTGAAGCATGCTGCACTAATTACAAGACAGGCAGAGGTATTTACATGGGGAGAAGAGTGCAGTGGGCGGCTTGGTCATGGGACTGGTACAAGCATTTTCCAGCCACGTCTACTCGAGTCACTGTCAACCTGCAACGTCGAAATAATGGCTTGTGGCGAGTTCCATACTTGTGCTGTTACAGCAACAGGTGATCTTTACACCTGGGGTGATGGTACCCACAATGCAGGACTCCTTGGCCATGGTAGTACCGTGAGTCACTGGATACCCAAAAGGGTTTCAGGTCCTTTGGAAGGCCTTCAGGTGTCGACTGTCTCTTGCGGAACATGGCATACAGCTTTGATAACCACTTCTGGACTGCTGTACACATTTGGCGATGGCACATTTGGAGCCCTAGGTCATGGGAATCGGGAAACTATCTCGTATCCAAAGGAAGTGGAGTCTTTGAAGGGTTTGCGGACGATTTCTGTTTCATGCGGGGTGTGGCATAGTGCTGCTGTTGTTGAGGTTATCATGACACAGTCAAATGCTTCATCTGGAAAGCTATTTACATGGGGAGATGGAGACAAATATCGGTTAGGGCATGGTGACAGGGCTTCAAAACTCAAACCAACTTGTGTGTCTTCACTGATAGACTACAACTTCCATAAGTCGGCATGTGGCCATACTCTTACGATTGGGTTGACAACTTCAGGGCACATGTTTACCGTCGGGAGCTCTGTGTATGGACAGCTTGGCAATCCCAATAATGATGGAAGGTATGCACGCCTAGTTGAAGATAAGGTCGGCGGCGGTGGTGTTGTGGAGGTTGCTTGTGGATCTTATCATGTTGCAGTTTTGACAAATGCTGGTGAAGTTTACACATGGGGTAAGGGTGCAAATGGAAGACTGGGCCACGGCGATATTGCAGATCGCAAGGTACCTACACTTGTGGAGGCTTTAAGGGATAGGTCCGTAAAGCGCATTGCTTGTGGATCAGGCTTCACAGCTGCAATTTGTCAGCATAAATGGGTGTCAGGGATGGAGCAGTCTCAGTGCTCAGCATGCAGACAGCCATTCGGTTTCACTCGAAAGCGACACAACTGTTACCATTGTGGCCTGGTACACTGTCATTCATGCAGTTCAAAGAAGGCCCTAAGAGCGGCGTTGTCTCCTAATCCTGGAAAGCCATACCGTGTGTGCGATTCATGTCATATGAAGCTAAGTAAAGTCATGGATTCTGGTGTCAGCTATAGCAGGAACAATATACCTCGCGTACCAGGTGATACCAAGGCTGAGAGAATGGACACAAAGGCAAGCAGAGTTGCATCATCTACCAGTTCGGATATGATCAAGAGCTTGGACGTGAAGGCAGCAAAGCAGGCAAAAAGGTCTGATCATTCGCCGCAGTTCCCTGCAATTTTGCAGATGAATGACGTCCCGTTCATCGGATCAGGTGACCTGCACAATGCAGGTTTTACAGTAACAAACGGATACCCGAATGACCCCAGATATACGTCACAATTTTTAAGAATGCCGTACTTGAGTTCTCCGAGCTCGTTGTCTTCAGGAAGCCTTGAGAGTTTCAGAGATGCGAACGAACTTTTGAAGCAAGAGGTTCAAAAACTAAAAGAAGAG GTTAATAGCTTGAGACAGCAACGTGAACTGCAAGACGCCGAGTTGAAGAAGTCGGAGGCAAAAGCCAGTGAGGCCGCGGCCCTTGCTGCTGAAGAGGCGTCCAAATCGAAGGCCGCAAAAGAGGTTATAAAATCACTAACGGCGCAG GTAAAAGAAATGGCTGAGAGGCTTCCTGCAGGAGACTCTGACGCGAAGCCGCCACGGGTCCCGTATCTACCTGCTGGTGGTGTAGTTTCTCCTGAAATTGGGAGAGAAGGCCAGAAGAGATACGAGCCAGTAGCCATTCATTATTCTCAGACACCGACTTCTGTCACGTCTGCTTGGTCTAATGGGCTCCCTCCCCAAGCCCATCAAATAGGTAAACCCGGTGATAACACGGTGCCTCCACACGAGAACATGTTCGAAAACTTCAACAAAAGCAGAGATTTTCCAGCCACACACCAGAGGACGAACAGTGGGATGGTGGGGTATCGTCCGAGATCAGAGGATTTTGACCGGCGGGAAGCAGAAAGGTTCCAGATAAACCTGCAAGACTGGAACACCAGAGGCTCCGGTTCACCCAGTAACCAGGTTGAGTCTGAGTGGATAGAGCAGTTTGAACCTGGGGTGTACCTGACACTGGTTACTCTTCATGATGGAACTAAAGAGCTGAAAAGGGTGCGGTTCAG CCGGAGAAGGTTCGCGGAGCATCAAGCGGAGTCGTGGTGGAGCGACAACCACGAAAAGGTGTACGACAAGTACAACTTGCGGAAAACCGACCGGATCTCTTCAGTATTGACATCATAG